One Glycine max cultivar Williams 82 chromosome 8, Glycine_max_v4.0, whole genome shotgun sequence genomic window, ttattatttgtttaatttttaatagtgAATCATATGTctaattttacatataaaataaataagaaatatttttttttaaacttattatttactgTGCTAgaagttaaatatataaatagttgTGAAAAAATTGCCCCCCTCTACTACGCTTTTGGCTTCATCCTTGCTTATAAATATACTATTTTGTACATACTACATACTATTTTCATCCCAAAAATATCCAAGAgaacaaagaaaacaagaagaaaattaacatttattaagggataattttacaaaaatatcattgttcTCTCTTAATTCAATAAGTGTTTTATTAAGTGTTccaaaacaatattatttattatatgacaaaattaaaataaatgtttgaatatttcattgaaaaataaaaatatcaatcaatttagatttttttttcaaataaaactaCAGTCATTCATTTATGGGACAGAGGAAATATCAATTATTagatgaaatttatttaaaatatttgtaaactctactttttatttattgtgtcTCATTTGTTACTTTCAATAAAATTCAACTAATCATGAAGAAAGTTTAACTTAGTTGTTGGAATTCAtgagttatttaaattttcttgtaggtgtatttgatttttgtggataatatatatatatatatatattaaaaaaggaattttctaactattttaaactaaaaatagaattaaataattttatgttatgtgacccaataaaattacacccatttgtttaaatttttctatgcacaaaagtttatataattttattgaattagcTAGGATGAATTTATTTAACCCATTTTTATCAGCAGAGGCAGTTAGACCACCCCTAAAAGAATAAGCTAAAGAGAAGTAAATAAGATAGTACTACATATGGTAGTCATTGATTTGCTATTAACCTCAAAGTAACAAAGCCTCCTTTGCTGCAACATCTCAAATGCACATAGCACCTATGGTCCAAAGCTTCTACCCTTCTTCATACCCTTCTTCATACTCTTCTCCCTCAAAACTAATCATCAcacccttttaaaaaaattcaacagcTTTACTTCATGCAGACAACGTTAACAACACCAAACCCGCAGGAACATTCACAAAAGAATActacatcaacatcatcttaagcagcagcaacaacaacctcGGAAGCAATTCCAATCCCTCACAACCTCCAACATCACCCAAAACACCAAACAacaaaagcatgaaaattctaATAATAGCCTCCGCTGTGGCCGCATCGTTGTTTCTATTATTATCATTCATCATCGGATACTTAATCTTCCGATACGTAAGAAGAGGTTCCGCTGCGGAAGATAGCAGCAACCCTGAACCTTCGAGCACGCGCTGCCGCAACTTTTCTTTGACGGAGATAAGAGCCGCCACCAACAACTTCGACGAGGGTTTAATCGTGGGCAAAGGAGGCTTCGGGGACGTGTACAAAGGCCACGTCCGCACGTGTCACAAACCCGTGGCCATCAAGCGCCTCAAACCGGGTTCGGACCAGGGCGCGAACGAGTTCCAGACGGAGATCAAGATGCTCTCGCGCTTCCGCCACGCGCACTTGGTCTCACTCATCGGGTACTACTCATATGGTTTTTTTCAGAAATAATAACAATCCTCTTTCTCACACCCTCAACTCTCTGCATGATTACATAAATTcgttagaatttattttaaatcatcatttttatatattttatttcttattaaatcATTCTTTCTCTTAGTTTATAAGCAAAAGTTAAAAtctatcaaattaataatttttaataaattttaacccagTATCAGAAATCCCTAACATTTCCcatgattttttaattgtaaacaatgtcacatttgaaacaaataatatatttttaagagataaattaaattattttttttaaaaaaaactaaagacatCATACATATCTATCAACAGGTACTGCAACGATGGCGGAGAAATGATCCTCGTCTACGATTTCATGGCGCGTGGGACCCTACGCGACCACTTGTACGGTTCGGAGCTGTCGTGGGAGAGGAGGCTGAACATATGTCTTGAGGCGGCGCGTGGGCTTCACTTCCTCCACGCGGGCGTGGACAAGCAGAGCGTGATACACCGCGACGTGAAGAGCACGAACATCCTGCTGGACAAGGATTGGGTGGCAAAAGTGTCGGATTTTGGGTTGTCGAAGGTGGGGCCCAACGCGTCCCACGTGACGACGGACGTGAAGGGTAGTTTCGGGTATTTGGACCCGGAGTACTACATGAGTCTTTGGTTGACTCAGAAATCCGACGTGTATTCGTTCGGCGTCGTTTTGCTGGAGGTATTGTGTGGGAGGTCCCCCATCGAGACTAAGGTGGACAAGCACAAGCAGTTCTTGGTGACATGGTTCAGGAATTGCTATCATGATGGGAATGTTGATCAGACGGTGGATCCGGCTCTGAAGGGTACCATAGACCCAAAGTGTTTGAAGAAGTTTCTGGAGATTGCGTTGAGTTGTTTGAATGATCAGGGGAAGCAACGGCCCATGATGAGCGATGTTGTGGAAGGGTTGGAGTATGCATTAAATTTACAACaacgttataaaaaaaataaaggggaAATAGGGTTGACCAAAATTGAGGATCACCATGGTGACTTTAACGACAAATTTGGGAAAGTGTTATCGATGAACGCGTCTAGCAGCACCAGCATGGCTACGACAACATGCAGTGAAGAGGAACAAGCATTGGTGCATGGGATGTTCCCTGAGCTTCGAAATCAAAGACCACGTTAATTACTTCTGTTCTCATTATGTCACAATAATTGAAATGTCTACTGCTGCTATAGATGCTTGTGTCTAGGTCAcggagaaataaaaaagacttctgggttaaatgtttttttttttttttacttattactACTATTATGTTGTAACTTATAAGTGTGAAATTTTTACTAACTTCACTCATGATTAATAAGGTTATTGTATGTATTTGAGACAAAGAGTCTAAGACTGTTGTTTAATTTATGGTAAAGTATCTTAAAGTTGATAGTGGGACCCTTCATTTttgtgtattaaaaaataaaaatgccacGACTAGCTtgcaatatatattaaaaaaaagtttgtgcTAGAAAGAAGTGTAATCAATAGTGTCacctaaaaaaagtataaaagaaattaagtgCCTCGTCTTTCCTTGGTTATGGCTTTGGGAGTAAAAAAATGGGAGATTCCAAGATTTTTGCGTGCGTTTAATTCAATGGTAAAGTATCCGAAAAGTTGAAAATGGGGCCATTGTACGTTGATTTTTAGATAAAGATTAGAGCTTCTCGTATCCTAAGGATCTTTTGCTGTCCTTTAGCGTGGAGTTTAACAtctttttatcttcaatctcaTAAAGGGGTataattattaaagaaaaaaagagctaCCTACCTGGTGTGGGGTTATGTGAGAGGGGGAAATATCAAAGTAATTATATAGAGAATATTTTATCCAGATATAGAAAGGAATTAAATGATGGAAATACTATACATGAATTTGTGTATGGGAATGATGAAATTATTAAGTGGTAGACGTTCAGGTGTCTTTTAGTTTTAATACATCTTAACATGACATGTATTTAAGTAtttcaatttacaaaaataaactaataatactTTATTGCATATCATGCAAAGATTTAATAAGATTCGTGTAATCTAGGACGACCATCTATTTTTAGGGCAATGACTTTTGTATTGTGCATAATAATTTGGCATGAGCATACATAACAGATAATATTTAGATGAAAAATGATAGCAATACATGAAATTTCTAACACagcttttatttctaattaattttttccaataataaaaaattataagatttaattCTCATTTAATGAATTCTCTTTAAAGTGGTTTATAGAGgagaaaaaaaggtttaaataatactataggacaaaattgatgtattttaaaattagaggaacaaagaatgaataaaattatttagagGGATTAAAATCGAACTTCAAAAATTttagaagaacaaaaaatattttattccctaaaataaaatgagtggtattaacaagaaattaattaatagttaatatttttcctATATTTTTCTCATCAAAGTACAACATTTACTGccataaaatgtaattaaacatataataatataataaaacttaCCTTTGAATTTGATGAATATTCTCTGGTCATAGATAGGAGTGACAAAGTCGGTTTATCCCACCTAACTTGTCAAAAATGGCAGGGGAAGTAAGATGATTCAATTTATCAACCCATCCCTTCTAACTCGTTAATCTGATGAAATGACCCGCTTATCCCACAacatttaatgcacatgtaaccACTTCTCTTGATTCCTTAACCAAAACTATATTATTGGTGAAAACATACATTAAGTAACTTTTGCATGTTGTTAGTAAAGCTATCCGTGATCAAATTAAACAAGTAATTAAGGAGTTAAGGCTAAGCTTTTGTGTAATCATATTCCTGtagaaaattttttaatttccccTCTTAGTGTTTTCACACAAGTAGTTATTGCTTATTCATGTCTTGTATACCCCAAATATAGACCAcgtgaataattttcttttctaaagtTCACCATAATACTTCTCTTGACactcaatcataaaaaaatttaaagtgaataaaaatcaaatgtaagtttatttctttatttcaatACTTTTTCATCAATTTCCGTAAAAACCAAATGTAAGTCATGATTACATTACTGTGttcaagtaatttttattaaagtcaataaaaataatatgtaagtCGTTGGAATCTTcgcctaaaaaatattttcctccTGTTGAACAACTTGAACATCCCAAAATAAGAAATCCACTTGTATATAGTAATCTAGTCACGACTTATAATTTATCCAATCggtttttcctaaaataaagaTCAATcccttaaataatttatgttggTGCAAAGTCAGTGTGTACAgagtttaagaagaaaaaaaaatagagaaccAAGTAACAATGTTCTAAAAGAAATTACTTTAAACATCTAACATTTTTACTGGAATacttaatataatatatgaaattcTAGTTTTATCCTTTCATAAAATTGATATGGATCGACAATTCTTAAGTCTTATACAGATTATCAATCCGTATTAAGAATTGAGCTTGtgacttttatattattaacacgATACTTTAATCAATTGAGTTAAtagatcaattatattataaaataattaatattgttatatataacattaaaatttctaatgtatatttaatgcacatgtaattttatgtaataaattttatgataattaatttttatttaataattaatttatttacatatataaattctaaataaaaattataggtttaataaaaatttacagatgtaaaaaaaatacattattaacataaatctattaatgtattttttttatcttattatagttaatttttatctaatagtatttatatatatatatatatatatatatgtatatataaaaacatctaaacacatcattcaattaaataccaaatttgtttaattttcaatcactgtaataaacatttaaatacatccttcaattaaatataaaatttatttaattatcaattgttgtaataaacatctaactacatcatttaatcaaatactatatttgtttaattttcaatcacGATAATAAACATCCAAATACATCACTCAATTAAATAccaaattttttaactattaattactataataaatatctaaatacaatattcatttaaatatcaaattttgtaaataaattaaatgtataaaaaaattctacataaattataatttttaaaaaatttcaaaatatacataTTGGAAAttcatgttttgaaaaaaaatatgcacatcTTATTCTCTGACGATGAAAAATCATCGAATTTTATCGTATATTCATAAACAACGCACGTACACTATCGACAACAACAAACGCTCACAAAAAGATGTTAACAGAAACAAATTACACTAAGGGAATgcgatatttttaaaaaaatgttgcaaaaataaaaagatgttgcaaaaatgacaaaaattaatatgttatttataaccAAAAAATACCCATAAGAGTATTTTCggtattttaaaaaactgttGGATGTACCAATAAAAATACTAGGTACCCCAAACACTTGCCTATTCTAAATTATGCGTGTAATGACGCGACTTATAACATGTTTGAATGAGTTTACTTTAAGAGAAATAAtcgtttctcatttttttaaactaataaaaaagtgattgtttttaataaaaaaattctataatttGATACAGTAATATCAGACTTTCTCCCAAATGtttgaaattttcatatttgatgAAGCACATTGCATAAACAAGAAACCGAAGTTGTTCTTTAATCGTAACAATTTCTAAGAAACTTTAGGTAAAGGCCCAGGCCTAGCCCAATTCTTAAACACACTCCAACATCCATGGACTCCATTTCAACATTTCTTAAACGCTTCATCAATTACTaatgatttcttcttcttctctctctctcttttttttttttttttttactaatgcaAGCTAGAATTTTACGATTTTAAATAAAGTCCTTATATTTCAACACCcgtaaatattaaatactatattaataatcttatttttttttatatttttctttctattatcATATTTCATCATCTATTATATCAATATTttcctctcttctctttctatcTCTTTCAAAGTAtcaattgattattattttttaaaaacttttttccttttaaataaattatgaaaggaTGGAGTCCcggcaaaaaaataaaataaattaaaaagaggaATAAAggttgtttataaaattttaatagggtaattaatttatattttccatACGTCATTAAtctatatataaactttttaggctagtaaaaatataattattatctttCTTAATCATTGATATTAAATCTATGAGATTGAATTAACCtatttgtaaatataaaatatcaattttaacaacACTGTGGatagttaaattattaaattaaaaaataaaactaaaactaaagtatatattataaaatatacttcaaatatatatatatatatataatttcgtACCACATTGCCGAGAGGCTCTTCGctcttgcatatgcaaagaggctgtttccggattcaaACCCATGatcaacaagtcaccaaggcacaactttaccgctgcaccagggctcgccctcatatatatatatatatatatatataaatttaaaatcaaatgatATCAGTAtcagtataatattatttatcaaatgaaaaagtttttttttggaagaattaaatgaataaatgggTGTATTGGATTAGGAttacaaatgattttaaaagattttttttttaaaaaaaatcttatgatattcaattaagatttttaaataatataaataagtcttgtgatatttaattaagatttttttataatttataaaaagtcttttaatattaaaaaatatatgaattttgatagattttttaaaagaaggATCTTGATGGatttcatcatattttttagtataaaatatctattaaaTAATCTCACTAAAACCCTTGAAATTTTgttaaactttttatttcttttttttattggtacgagactttcttttctctcatcacATAtacccttttctctttttaatattCTTCAAGATGTGTGTGCCATATATTTCTCCTATTCTTTTgggaaaaaatgtcaaatatacTCCTTCCATTTGCACTTTTTCCCtcgtttttaaaattaaattaatgtttgtcttATGTGCTAAACTAATCATGTTTTTCTCGTTCTAGGATGTGTCAAAGCGAGCCAAAATCCGATGAGTCAACCCAGGTCACCACGAGTCCAATCGGAttgggcaaaaaaaaaaatataagttttgcTTAGAGAAAATGAACCCAACTCACTTAACCCACAAGGTAGGTGGATTTAAAACAGGTTAGCCCGTTAAACCCACCCAAGTAATaaccaataaattaataatagattgtgtATGTTGTCTTGACAATTTGGTATTATAATGTTGTTGAACTATGATTAAGACTAATGTTTGGATATAAGGCTCTAGGGTTTTAAGACTTTTGAATGGTATTTTATGTATTTGAGAATTGAGACATTTGAtttgaatgattatttttatgattatattatatgcttaaatgattatttaagacatttgtttattatttgtattggAATGTCTTTGGTTGAAAAAAATGTCAcctaaaaaaacagaaaaaatatttttttaattttttaaaattttatttatgaatttttttattataaaaaatttggcGAGCCAACCCACCTAACCTACTAGCTTGCAGTAGGCCAGACCATATTGATATTTTCGTGGATCATTTAAGAGTGAATTGGATTGACTCAGCTCGTTTAAGTCTTAACCCGTGTGGCCCAGGTTGACCCATTTTGACACCCCTAGTTTATATTAATTACGTCAATCACCGGCTTAATGTAATGTTTTTTGTAACTGTCATCCTTAATTTCGTCATTCACATAACTTGGTAATCCTCCTATCAATTTTTTACCATTACTACACTCTTTTAGTATATGCTTACTATTGTACTACATTTAAACATGTCATTAGatttatcatgaaataattgtagcaattaaaaaaaataataaaaccatcGTATGATTTTAAATGTATTGTTCAAatcaaaaagtgaaaataagaaGATGCTATTGCAAGAAATATTAATATAGGAGGACATAAAAGTAGAATCAATATaactattaaaagattaaaaaaattatattggttttactttttttatccaaatctcatcattttttattattttttcaccaattcttgtaattttgaatgtgtttttaaaaattcattgaatcctttcaaatcttataaaGCTATAAagttctttaaaataatttaaattcttatgatataaattcattaaaatttaagatatcataaaaatcttgtaaaaaaatttgataaatcataatattcctacataatctttaaaatctacaagatttttttatgttaaaataatttttaaaaatcttaatccAATACATCCTTTAAACTTTATTATcaatacataatttttaaagaaataaattttaaaataatataagacaTCAACCAAAATTTGTTAGCACAAGTAATTGAACACTCGAGTCCTTTAATTAAAATCTGGAATTTGATCTCAGCTtggatataaaattataagtagaGGTATTACATTACTTTAAAATGGACCAACCTGATGGGAGGGATTAAGTGGGTGCTAAATAAGAAATACctccttttaaataaataataaaactgaaATTCTTCTGAAAAAGACCaccaaatttgattttgtaacCTCAATCCGTGAAAAAATACAGCGGAAGTGAAACATTTGAAGTGCTTCGTGAAGATGGCTCTGTATACTCTCTTGACGAGCATCTTAAGGACTAGTGAGGATACGATTCAAGATCCCTTTTAGATGGAGTTGGAATGTTGGATTACACAACTCAAATTCAcaactctttcttttttgccCTCAGCGAGTGCACGCATTAATATACCATTGACCAGAAAAGCACCACTTAGCTCATTTCTTCTCCATAgttgtatatataaaatgatatcttCTACCCATATCAATACAAAAACTATCTAACTATGCTCTTTCATGCACAGAGGATAAGAGGTGATGTTCCCACTTCCTACCAAAGATAACAATATTGAGGGCCTTAACTAGCTCAATAATTgccatatataatttattttgccaTTTTGGATGCCTAGTTGTTCTATAATTTAATTGGTTCTTAGGTAGCAATCtacaaaaaagttttatttattaatttggatTGTAGTTTTTTCCCCCCAATAGGATTTGACATATTTCCATGTTCTGTCACATAACATAAATACTAGTTAATAATTCAACAACAACCAACTTCACTGTATACTAATcagcaacaaaaacatataatatGTCATCTCCTGGAAGTTTCTCAGTTTCCTTCCTCTgaatttctagttttttttttcaaatgtaaaattaaacatttatgtACATATatcacagttttttttttatagaaaaaaaccATGTGCAACCACAACAGTGATGACAATGTCACGGTTGTTGAAGTCCCTGATTGTAATAACGGTCACATCAATCACATTTTATGCAAATTTTTCTCCACAAAAGATTGTGATAAAATTGCAAcattaatcacaatcacaatttAAAGCCTAGCTTGAATCACACAAAAAATTCACAACCGGAAGCTTGATCGTTTTCTATTTACAAAATCTTCAGTGGTGGAAACTTCAAAGGGAGTTTTAATTTGCTCGTATCTTTCTGATAGGAACAAGCTTTGCAAGTTTTTCATCAGCTCTGGTAAAACCCTGACTTCTGCTATAAACATTGCCTTAACAGGCCTATGATCTGATAGTTTTGATTCAATTGTAGTGTACTGAAGTTGCTTTAGACCCTCACCGCACCATACTATTCGATCACACCTAAATTAAGAACCAACacgaatttaataataattatgtaatagTAAAATGTAAATGTGTTGAACGTGACCATAGTTAATTATGGAATTTATATTATCTCTTACCATGCTGGTGCTCTTCTCTTTTCTGCCTTTTTGCCATGATAGCAGCATCCATAGTAAATGTCTGAATTTGGACAATATTTGTAGGTAGGTGCAAATTTAATTGCTCCTTCGTGCCATCCTCTTAACATGTTTCCACTCATTAGCTCCATTATTAGCTTCGTGTTCATTGAATATAATTAAGTTAGATTCTTAgagataaatatgataaaaacaaattcaaagattttttttaaaggattaaTTCAACAAGACTTTTGAATCTCCAATTATATATACCTGATCATTTGCTAATAAAGAATCCCAGTCTCTTTTTTCAACAAGCAAGCGTGTGGTTTCTTCTGGTAGAGAAATTCTGTAATTTAGATCTCCAAGCAATATTACATGACTGTACACAATACCAGGAGTGATTAGGTGCCTAAAATAATACGAGATGTATATCATTCGAAGTACAACCAATTATATGCAAGTTGGGAGATAgtatatttcattaatttgatgGTTCAATGATCAATATGAGATTAattgttattgtcatttgaatataCTACTTTGTTTTTAATATCTTTCAACTCAAGAGAATAATATAGATTAAAGAATGTAATAATATCTTTTTCAATGGagtattaaaattagttttaacttATCCAATCTCTGTTTTTTTTGTCTCATTTATCTCAAGTGTGTAtgtaaagtatttaaaaattaaatatagataAAGATGTAATATGAAAATCCAgtaattaatattaagttaattaaatttttaaatgaatagataaatagaaataaaaaaatttattatctaaatgaacagatgaaaagaaaaggagGGAGTATTTCTTTAACTGAAAACGGTTATTAGTGTAAATATATCTCTTTACCGTGTATTTTCTGTTTGGCTTTTTTGACAAGTTTTTGTTTATTCACGAAACCTCTATATTTATAGCAGGacaatttcttcacaaattcTCAAAGTTAATTAACTTTCTAAGTCTAGTTCAGTTTAAAACGTTAAACCAGCAAAGAATAATAtattaaggttttgggtggcgTGATTTCTATTGGACAAATTCAAAGCCGGAGATGATCATTAATGATGCATCTTCATTTCATTaagcaaattatttatttcaagaaCCAACAAACCAAACGAAACataatgtatttaatatttGCACCTTGTTTGCATGATTTTTTTGGGAAAGGATCATAACTATTAAACAAAAAGCAAGGGggcaaaaattataaagaataagTT contains:
- the LOC100792589 gene encoding receptor-like protein kinase FERONIA, with the protein product MKILIIASAVAASLFLLLSFIIGYLIFRYVRRGSAAEDSSNPEPSSTRCRNFSLTEIRAATNNFDEGLIVGKGGFGDVYKGHVRTCHKPVAIKRLKPGSDQGANEFQTEIKMLSRFRHAHLVSLIGYCNDGGEMILVYDFMARGTLRDHLYGSELSWERRLNICLEAARGLHFLHAGVDKQSVIHRDVKSTNILLDKDWVAKVSDFGLSKVGPNASHVTTDVKGSFGYLDPEYYMSLWLTQKSDVYSFGVVLLEVLCGRSPIETKVDKHKQFLVTWFRNCYHDGNVDQTVDPALKGTIDPKCLKKFLEIALSCLNDQGKQRPMMSDVVEGLEYALNLQQRYKKNKGEIGLTKIEDHHGDFNDKFGKVLSMNASSSTSMATTTCSEEEQALVHGMFPELRNQRPR